A stretch of the Limnothrix sp. FACHB-406 genome encodes the following:
- the hrcA gene encoding heat-inducible transcriptional repressor HrcA gives MEFQLTERQERILFATIRHYISTAEPVGSKVLVEEYQLDASPATVRNAMGALEKAGLLYQPHTSAGRVPSDSGYRVYVDRCAVPSDRTAQKVNQLLSDRLDASSPHLEVLLKGAAQLLARLSGCIAAIALPQTRTVQVRHVRLLPMEVDRVMVLVVTDDYQSHSAIVPLPNTEEAPLPDPETLERELVILSNFLDARLRDHSFLAVAHLDWDELGREFDRRGQALREALIHLARRAQTPIATRILISGVSEVLRQPEFSELQQVQTLIHLLEAEQDQLWSLIFDEPEDERRVRIRIGMENPWEPIQGYTLISSLYGNGLSPLGSVGILGPTRLDYDRAIAAVGATADYLSEVMGASGSELLAGRYHPAIGNPDSSG, from the coding sequence ATGGAGTTTCAGCTCACCGAACGCCAAGAGCGCATTTTGTTCGCCACCATCCGTCACTACATCTCCACGGCCGAGCCGGTGGGGTCAAAGGTGCTGGTGGAAGAATATCAACTGGATGCGAGTCCGGCGACGGTGCGAAATGCCATGGGGGCCTTGGAAAAGGCCGGCTTGCTCTACCAACCCCACACGTCAGCCGGGCGCGTCCCATCGGACTCGGGCTATCGGGTCTATGTCGATCGTTGCGCTGTCCCGTCCGATCGCACAGCCCAAAAGGTGAATCAACTCCTGAGCGATCGCCTGGATGCTTCGTCGCCCCACTTGGAAGTGTTGCTGAAGGGAGCGGCCCAGTTATTGGCTCGCCTCAGCGGTTGTATTGCGGCGATCGCCTTGCCCCAAACCCGCACGGTTCAAGTGCGCCATGTGCGACTGCTGCCCATGGAGGTCGATCGGGTGATGGTGTTGGTGGTGACGGATGATTACCAAAGCCACTCCGCGATCGTGCCCTTACCGAACACCGAAGAGGCTCCCCTACCGGATCCGGAAACCCTGGAGCGGGAGTTGGTGATTCTGTCGAACTTTTTGGATGCTCGTCTGCGGGATCACTCCTTCTTGGCCGTGGCCCATTTGGATTGGGATGAGCTGGGCCGGGAGTTCGATCGCCGGGGCCAAGCTCTGCGGGAAGCCTTGATTCATTTGGCGCGCCGGGCCCAAACCCCGATCGCCACCCGAATTTTGATTAGCGGCGTGTCGGAGGTGTTGCGCCAACCAGAGTTTTCGGAGCTGCAACAGGTGCAAACCCTGATTCATCTGCTGGAAGCGGAACAAGATCAACTGTGGTCGCTGATTTTTGATGAGCCAGAAGATGAGCGCCGGGTGCGCATCCGCATTGGCATGGAAAACCCCTGGGAACCCATTCAGGGTTACACGCTCATTTCTTCCCTCTACGGCAACGGCCTATCGCCCCTTGGCAGTGTGGGCATTTTGGGCCCGACCCGGCTGGACTACGATCGGGCGATCGCCGCCGTGGGGGCCACCGCCGACTATCTATCCGAGGTCATGGGCGCGTCAGGATCGGAACTGCTAGCAGGTCGCTACCACCCGGCGATCGGCAACCCCGATAGCTCCGGTTAA
- a CDS encoding ribonuclease Z, producing the protein MEVTFLGTSSGVPTRSRNVSSLVLRLPQRAEAWLFDCGEGTQHQLLRSEVRSSQITRIFITHMHGDHIFGLMGLLASSGLAGQPHPIDLYGPADLSGYLKACQRYSQTRFSFPIKVHTVEPGKIFEDDEFTVHCQLLEHRVPAYGYAVTEKDRPGRFDIEKARALEIPAGPVYGRLKRGETVTLPDGRTVDGQTLCAPPEPGRKWVYCTDTVFCERSIELAQDADVLIHEATFAHADSQLAFERLHSTTTMAAQVALAAQVKTLIITHFSPRYAPGNAIDFHDLLNEARMIFPNTEMAKDFWSYEVPRRRAIDLASA; encoded by the coding sequence TTGGAAGTGACGTTTTTGGGCACGAGTTCTGGCGTACCGACCCGATCGCGCAACGTTTCCAGTTTGGTGTTGCGGTTGCCTCAGCGGGCCGAAGCTTGGTTATTTGACTGCGGCGAAGGCACGCAACATCAGCTTTTGCGCAGTGAAGTGCGATCGAGCCAAATCACCCGCATTTTCATCACCCACATGCATGGAGATCATATCTTTGGGTTGATGGGATTGTTGGCCAGTTCTGGCTTGGCGGGGCAACCTCACCCGATCGATCTCTACGGGCCGGCCGATTTATCGGGGTATTTAAAAGCCTGTCAGCGCTATTCCCAAACCCGGTTTTCTTTTCCCATCAAAGTCCACACCGTGGAACCGGGCAAAATCTTTGAAGACGACGAATTCACGGTGCATTGCCAACTGCTGGAGCACCGGGTTCCGGCCTATGGTTATGCGGTCACGGAAAAAGATCGCCCCGGCCGATTTGATATTGAAAAAGCTCGGGCCCTGGAAATTCCCGCCGGCCCGGTTTATGGCCGCCTGAAGCGCGGCGAAACCGTCACCCTGCCCGACGGCCGCACAGTTGACGGCCAAACCCTCTGTGCGCCGCCGGAACCAGGACGCAAATGGGTTTATTGCACCGACACGGTGTTTTGTGAGCGATCGATCGAGCTAGCCCAGGATGCCGATGTGCTGATCCACGAGGCCACCTTTGCCCACGCGGATTCACAATTGGCCTTTGAGCGGCTCCATTCCACCACCACCATGGCCGCCCAAGTGGCCTTGGCGGCGCAGGTCAAAACCCTGATCATCACGCACTTCAGCCCCCGCTACGCCCCGGGCAACGCGATCGACTTTCACGATTTGCTGAACGAGGCCCGAATGATTTTTCCCAACACGGAAATGGCTAAGGACTTTTGGAGCTATGAAGTGCCCCGCCGCCGGGCGATCGACCTGGCCTCGGCTTAG
- a CDS encoding NADP-dependent isocitrate dehydrogenase: MYDKITPPTVGEKIRFENGQPIVPDNPIVPFIRGDGTGIDLWPASQRVLDAAIEQAYGGQRKISWFKVYAGDEACEVYGTYQYLPEDTLTAIREYGMAIKGPLTTPVGGGIRSLNVALRQIFDLYACVRPCKYYNGTPSPHKSPEKLDVIIYRENTEDIYLGIEWKQGTPGCDQLIDFLNNQLIPETPELKNKQIRLDSGISIKPISITGSQRLVRRAIQNALRLPKNKQAVTLVHKGNIMKYTEGAFRDWGYAVATGEFRAECVTERESWILSNKEKNPDLSIEDNAKLIDPGYDSYPAEKREAICQEVHEVLEAIWDSHGNGQWKEKVMVNDRIADNIFQQIQIRPDEYSILATMNLNGDYLSDAAAAIAGGLGMAPGANIGDNAAIFEATHGTAPKYAGLDQVNPGSVILSGVMMLEFMGWQEAADLIKTGLAKSIEQREVTYDLARQMEPPVNPPLKCSEFASAIIKNFD; this comes from the coding sequence ATGTACGACAAGATTACGCCCCCCACCGTCGGTGAAAAAATTCGCTTTGAAAACGGTCAACCGATCGTCCCCGACAACCCGATCGTTCCCTTCATTCGCGGCGATGGCACGGGCATTGACCTTTGGCCCGCCAGCCAGCGCGTGCTTGATGCGGCGATCGAACAAGCCTACGGTGGTCAGCGCAAAATCTCCTGGTTCAAGGTCTATGCGGGCGACGAAGCCTGTGAAGTCTACGGAACCTATCAATATCTCCCCGAAGACACCCTCACGGCCATTCGGGAATATGGCATGGCGATTAAAGGCCCCCTCACGACTCCCGTTGGCGGCGGCATTCGATCGCTCAATGTGGCCCTGCGGCAAATTTTTGATCTCTACGCCTGTGTTCGTCCCTGTAAGTATTACAACGGCACGCCTTCTCCCCACAAAAGCCCTGAAAAACTGGACGTGATTATCTATCGGGAAAACACCGAAGATATTTACCTGGGCATTGAGTGGAAACAGGGCACTCCTGGCTGCGATCAATTGATTGATTTTCTGAACAATCAACTGATTCCCGAAACTCCGGAACTGAAAAATAAACAGATTCGGTTAGATTCCGGCATCAGCATCAAACCCATCAGCATCACCGGTTCCCAGCGCCTAGTCCGTCGGGCGATTCAAAACGCCCTGCGGTTGCCCAAAAATAAACAGGCCGTGACCTTGGTTCACAAGGGCAACATCATGAAATACACCGAAGGAGCCTTCCGGGATTGGGGCTATGCGGTGGCAACCGGTGAATTTCGTGCCGAATGTGTGACAGAGCGGGAGTCGTGGATTCTGAGCAATAAAGAGAAGAATCCTGACCTGTCGATCGAGGACAACGCCAAGCTGATTGACCCCGGCTATGACAGCTACCCCGCCGAAAAGCGGGAAGCCATTTGCCAAGAGGTGCACGAGGTTCTGGAAGCCATTTGGGACAGTCACGGCAACGGTCAATGGAAGGAAAAAGTGATGGTCAACGATCGCATCGCTGACAACATTTTCCAACAGATTCAAATTCGCCCCGATGAATATTCAATTCTGGCGACCATGAACCTGAATGGCGATTATTTGTCCGATGCCGCCGCCGCGATCGCAGGCGGTTTGGGCATGGCTCCGGGGGCTAACATTGGTGACAACGCAGCCATTTTTGAAGCCACCCACGGCACTGCGCCCAAGTATGCGGGATTGGATCAGGTCAACCCGGGATCGGTGATTTTGTCTGGCGTAATGATGTTGGAATTCATGGGCTGGCAAGAGGCGGCTGATCTGATTAAGACCGGTTTGGCCAAGTCGATCGAACAGCGAGAAGTGACCTACGATCTGGCTCGACAGATGGAGCCGCCTGTCAATCCGCCGCTGAAGTGCTCGGAATTTGCTAGCGCCATCATCAAAAACTTCGACTAG
- a CDS encoding rhodanese-like domain-containing protein has product MDTVTVQDLAAYLREPTGLVQLVDVREPQELALSQLPGFINLPLSEYEQWSTMIESILNFNQETWVICHHGLRSAQMCQWLEGKGCQVVKNITGGIHAYALEIDRSVPLY; this is encoded by the coding sequence ATGGATACCGTGACTGTGCAAGATTTGGCAGCCTATTTACGCGAACCGACCGGTCTGGTGCAACTGGTGGATGTGCGGGAACCCCAAGAATTGGCCTTGTCGCAACTCCCTGGATTTATTAATTTGCCTCTGAGTGAATATGAGCAATGGAGCACCATGATCGAATCGATCCTGAACTTTAATCAGGAAACCTGGGTGATCTGTCACCACGGGTTACGATCGGCTCAAATGTGTCAGTGGCTAGAGGGGAAGGGTTGTCAAGTCGTGAAAAATATCACAGGCGGTATTCATGCCTATGCCCTAGAGATCGATCGCTCAGTGCCCCTTTACTAG
- a CDS encoding diguanylate cyclase domain-containing protein, with protein MGDSAIEVLVVEDNPTDARLLEMILAKVTTQGFRWRRVDRLSDALTLLNQRRYDIVLLDLALPDSYGLDTIRRVRSAVADVPIVVLTGLDDEAIGLASLREGAQDYLLKDELRPNLLSRAMRYAIERQQILDDLRHNREELQRQESFLRAIVDANPNFIFVKDERGRFTLVNEALATFYNTTPGRMLGKTEAELGGNSAQVQHSQREEESIIETMQEKYIAQEPRRSSTGEVRWFQTIKKPLMLPNSTQRQLLGVITDITERQQAEALLWQQAEREQLLSQVTQQIRRSLDLGEILQTTVQTVREVLGVDQTAIYRHLTPAGMASRSDADPSSTHALELSAMNCRDAAPPVCGSEAVTDGAGLERLLYLVKHEIWEVEDVLADDRWPAAYRDAIAQAGVRAILAVPILRGEAVPVLPLKMDDRPEGGATTGHPPNPLGDDQWGLLVVYQWHEPHSWQAWEIEFLKQLAGQLAIAIQQAELYRRLELANRKLERLATLDGLTGISNRRSFDEALAREWQRALRQQSPLAILVGDIDSFKTYNDRYGHLAGDDCLRQVARSIAQAVKRSTDLTFRYGGEEFAVILPETHIDGAMTVAHGILETIRDLQIPHAYSPVASIVTLSLGAASLIPRANLDPSALVAAADLALFEAKTRGRNRACPSGELSH; from the coding sequence GTGGGGGACTCAGCGATTGAAGTGCTGGTCGTGGAAGACAATCCCACGGATGCGCGATTATTGGAAATGATTTTGGCGAAGGTGACGACCCAAGGGTTTCGTTGGCGAAGGGTCGATCGCCTGAGCGATGCCCTGACGCTGTTGAATCAACGGCGGTACGATATTGTGCTGTTGGATTTGGCCCTGCCGGACAGCTACGGGCTGGATACGATTCGGCGGGTGCGATCGGCGGTGGCCGATGTGCCGATCGTGGTGCTGACGGGGTTGGATGACGAGGCGATCGGGTTGGCTTCCTTGCGCGAAGGGGCCCAAGACTACCTTTTAAAAGATGAATTGCGGCCAAATTTGCTGTCGCGGGCCATGCGCTATGCGATCGAGCGGCAACAAATTTTGGATGACCTGCGCCACAACCGCGAAGAATTGCAACGGCAGGAGTCGTTTTTGCGAGCAATTGTTGACGCGAACCCAAACTTTATTTTTGTGAAGGATGAACGAGGGCGATTCACCCTAGTTAATGAAGCTTTGGCAACGTTTTACAACACAACGCCCGGGCGAATGCTGGGCAAAACAGAAGCGGAACTAGGCGGAAACTCGGCCCAGGTGCAACATAGCCAGCGGGAGGAAGAATCGATTATTGAAACCATGCAAGAAAAATATATTGCCCAGGAGCCACGCCGCAGCTCAACGGGCGAAGTGCGTTGGTTTCAAACCATTAAAAAGCCCTTAATGTTGCCCAATTCAACCCAACGGCAACTGCTGGGCGTGATTACGGATATTACGGAACGGCAACAGGCGGAGGCCCTGTTGTGGCAACAGGCGGAACGGGAACAACTGCTGAGCCAAGTGACCCAGCAAATTCGCCGATCGCTAGATTTGGGGGAAATTCTGCAAACGACGGTGCAAACGGTGCGCGAAGTGTTGGGGGTGGATCAAACGGCCATCTATCGTCACTTGACTCCGGCGGGGATGGCGAGTCGATCGGACGCTGACCCATCCAGCACCCATGCACTGGAGCTGTCGGCGATGAATTGCCGTGATGCCGCTCCTCCAGTCTGTGGCAGCGAGGCGGTGACCGACGGGGCGGGCCTGGAGCGGTTGCTCTACCTCGTGAAGCATGAGATTTGGGAGGTGGAGGATGTGTTGGCGGACGATCGCTGGCCGGCCGCTTACCGGGATGCCATTGCCCAGGCGGGGGTGCGTGCCATCCTAGCCGTGCCCATTTTGCGAGGGGAAGCGGTGCCGGTGTTGCCGCTGAAAATGGACGATCGCCCAGAGGGCGGGGCCACCACGGGACATCCGCCTAATCCGCTTGGAGATGATCAGTGGGGACTGTTGGTGGTGTATCAGTGGCACGAACCCCACAGTTGGCAAGCCTGGGAAATTGAGTTTTTGAAGCAGTTGGCCGGCCAACTGGCGATCGCGATTCAACAGGCGGAGTTATATCGACGGTTGGAGTTGGCCAACCGAAAGTTGGAGCGACTGGCTACGTTGGATGGCCTGACGGGCATTTCCAACCGCCGCAGTTTCGATGAGGCCCTGGCCCGAGAGTGGCAAAGGGCCTTGCGCCAACAATCGCCCCTGGCGATTTTGGTGGGCGATATTGATTCGTTCAAAACCTATAACGATCGCTATGGCCATTTGGCGGGGGATGATTGTCTGCGCCAGGTAGCCCGCTCGATCGCCCAGGCCGTGAAGCGATCAACGGATCTCACGTTTCGCTATGGCGGGGAAGAATTCGCGGTAATTTTGCCGGAAACCCACATCGACGGAGCCATGACAGTGGCGCATGGCATTCTCGAAACCATCCGCGATTTGCAAATTCCCCATGCCTATTCGCCCGTGGCTTCGATCGTGACCCTCAGCTTAGGGGCCGCCAGTCTGATTCCGCGTGCCAATTTAGATCCCTCGGCGCTGGTGGCCGCAGCTGACTTAGCCCTGTTTGAGGCTAAAACCCGTGGTCGCAACCGAGCTTGCCCGAGCGGTGAGTTGTCCCACTGA
- a CDS encoding response regulator yields the protein MPAKNIEILLIEDSAVDARLTERLFGRLNIPHRLHLVRDGEEAIKFLEKTALVPGKYWPDLILLDLNLPRRSGYEVLEAIKKHPSLKIIPVIVMTTSDQEEDIRRCYELQANAYITKPDSLHSLLETLLAIEAFWLRSVKLPSPKF from the coding sequence ATGCCAGCAAAAAATATTGAAATTTTACTCATTGAAGATTCAGCGGTTGATGCCAGGCTAACAGAAAGGCTGTTTGGGCGGCTGAATATTCCCCATCGATTACACTTGGTGCGAGATGGCGAAGAAGCAATCAAGTTTTTAGAGAAAACAGCATTGGTTCCTGGAAAATACTGGCCCGATTTAATTCTTTTAGATTTGAACTTACCCCGTCGTAGTGGCTATGAAGTCTTAGAAGCAATTAAAAAACATCCATCACTCAAAATTATTCCTGTCATTGTGATGACCACTTCTGATCAAGAGGAAGATATTCGCAGATGCTATGAATTGCAAGCCAATGCCTACATTACCAAGCCAGATAGTTTACATAGTCTTTTAGAAACGCTATTGGCGATCGAGGCGTTTTGGTTACGTTCTGTGAAATTACCCTCTCCAAAGTTCTAA
- a CDS encoding PAS domain-containing protein codes for MEYRVLPTTVVCADRDRAEQVVQWLAQVDTHWAQAASIVDGAIAQQQWLANDSSLWPTGLLVVDGAVVNEQGEPLWRCLLPSGSPVAMPLSGMVDEQYQVSIARLLVVLVDSPAAEVAAIEAGALDALVWSALAATGGLIRLGRSLRLVQGVLANWERQLALAVPFAEEIGEIADSAAVIVRASAEKPNSGTQLASGPIASPIENSTINPASHSKTGATPGIIPGVVINCAPGLPSIEQPLLATASCDREDRNREDNDSTRPIAPWTADLAARSESGLQPSDDSELTIGLPSSAPMGWQPQASPANPAGQRPRVPSTTVLPGLRIPLGGVFSGPSSDRAGMAAESLLTGPEIRPEIEPEIRPETSSDPGICPEINPEINVDTSPGVNPEINPENSIEAVAMPPAPSAEGNGPKIVPTEGEITAIQGDRLPALGAADRSQAASQSWLAVLDQVLDHTIDGIVIVNREGRIDYANPAACQLFGRSPEQLVGEHLGIPIGSEKTTEIDILHPDGSVGVGDLNVSPIEWLGEPAYAVAIRDVSDRKRVEADLRYRLSLESVVAYVARLLVTADDDVRFGSVLEAVGRAMLADRVLLLHGPMERPLLNLACEWHEENQMPVVRDFNRLGGHLPPLWTEQLGRDRAVVIESRQALQSEDSAVTEWLNCLGANSVLIAAIHDRRDALWGALVLCVHQARSWLAQDLQILQTIGDTIYAWYDRQATQDRLRASEALYSSIFERSDERIFLVNVHPDGRFTYETVNPAFERALEHRATHIIGRSPQDLFPPSCATPIIARFRACVAGRDTIRCEEELMIRGKQRIWHTSLVPIRDAWNRVIKLLGSARDITQEREAALQRNNQNRYRQLLASIAFKIRQSLDIQVILGRTVSELQKTLKADRVMFYRCQADGNGSIAAEAIAQPFGAIDPSHTWCCTLNLDNTHPNLDRYWQGQISCEDDLTQLQLSPEQRSCIDSLSIRSQVIVPVTIAAVHFNPSALGFVPPEVLTDRLQPATILLGLLCLQQCQGPRHWTSFEIDLLQQLAGQLSIALYQAHLLEERTRAIEGLRRSNEQLQQFAYVASHDLQEPLRGIIAFSEMLTEECAPQLDQNAQEYLQFIIDSGQRMRQLIRDLLAYSRVETRGRTLEPVDCSQIIEIVLNNLRLAIQDNQATIQAKNLPIVLADSMQLAQLFQNLIGNALKFRGKSNPVITITANHEEHHWRFQVIDNGIGIDPQYSDRIFNIFQRLHNREEYEGTGIGLAICRKIIERHGGSIGVQSQLGQGSSFWFTIPDQPETIPITELNFSPS; via the coding sequence ATGGAATATCGGGTTTTGCCAACAACGGTAGTCTGTGCCGATCGCGATCGGGCAGAGCAGGTGGTGCAGTGGCTGGCGCAGGTGGATACGCACTGGGCCCAGGCCGCTTCGATCGTTGACGGGGCGATCGCCCAGCAGCAATGGTTGGCGAATGACAGTTCCCTGTGGCCAACGGGGTTGTTGGTGGTGGATGGGGCGGTGGTGAATGAGCAGGGAGAGCCGTTGTGGCGGTGTTTGCTCCCCTCTGGGTCACCGGTTGCGATGCCCTTGTCCGGGATGGTTGATGAACAATATCAGGTTTCGATCGCCCGCTTGTTGGTGGTGTTGGTGGACTCGCCCGCTGCGGAGGTGGCGGCCATTGAGGCGGGTGCGCTAGATGCTTTGGTGTGGTCGGCGTTGGCGGCGACGGGAGGCCTGATCCGGTTGGGGCGATCGTTGCGGTTGGTGCAAGGGGTGTTGGCCAATTGGGAGCGGCAGTTGGCGTTGGCGGTTCCTTTTGCGGAAGAAATAGGTGAAATCGCGGATTCGGCTGCGGTGATTGTGCGGGCCAGTGCGGAGAAACCAAATTCAGGAACCCAATTGGCCAGCGGCCCGATCGCAAGCCCGATCGAAAACTCGACGATTAACCCAGCTTCCCACTCGAAGACGGGGGCAACTCCGGGCATCATTCCCGGTGTGGTCATCAATTGCGCCCCAGGGTTGCCTTCGATCGAGCAACCCCTGCTCGCAACGGCCAGTTGCGATCGGGAAGACCGCAATCGGGAAGACAACGACTCCACCCGTCCGATCGCCCCATGGACAGCGGACTTGGCAGCCCGTTCAGAATCAGGATTGCAGCCCAGTGATGATTCAGAATTGACGATCGGGTTGCCATCATCCGCGCCAATGGGCTGGCAACCGCAAGCTTCACCGGCCAACCCCGCCGGTCAGCGGCCCAGAGTGCCGTCAACCACCGTGCTACCCGGCTTGAGAATTCCCTTGGGGGGCGTTTTTTCGGGCCCTAGCAGCGATCGGGCCGGGATGGCCGCTGAGAGTTTATTAACCGGCCCTGAAATTAGACCTGAGATTGAACCGGAAATTAGACCGGAAACCAGCTCTGATCCTGGAATTTGCCCCGAAATTAACCCCGAAATTAACGTTGATACCAGCCCCGGAGTTAACCCTGAAATTAACCCCGAAAACTCGATCGAGGCGGTTGCCATGCCGCCGGCCCCAAGTGCCGAGGGCAACGGGCCGAAAATAGTGCCCACTGAGGGCGAAATTACCGCCATTCAAGGCGATCGCCTGCCAGCCTTGGGAGCAGCCGATCGATCTCAAGCGGCATCCCAATCGTGGTTAGCGGTCTTGGATCAGGTGTTGGATCACACGATCGATGGAATCGTGATTGTGAACCGTGAGGGGCGAATTGACTATGCCAACCCGGCGGCCTGTCAGCTTTTTGGGCGATCGCCGGAACAGTTGGTGGGCGAACACCTTGGAATTCCGATCGGCTCCGAGAAAACCACAGAAATTGATATTCTGCACCCCGATGGTTCCGTGGGCGTGGGCGATTTAAATGTGTCCCCGATCGAGTGGTTGGGGGAGCCGGCCTATGCCGTGGCCATTCGGGATGTGAGCGATCGCAAGCGGGTTGAGGCAGACTTGCGCTATCGCCTCAGCCTGGAAAGTGTGGTGGCCTATGTGGCGCGTCTGTTGGTGACTGCCGATGATGATGTGCGGTTTGGGTCTGTTTTGGAAGCGGTGGGGCGAGCCATGTTGGCCGATCGGGTCTTGCTGCTCCATGGGCCCATGGAACGCCCCCTTTTGAACCTGGCCTGCGAGTGGCATGAAGAGAATCAAATGCCCGTGGTACGAGACTTTAACCGCCTTGGCGGCCATTTGCCGCCCCTTTGGACTGAGCAATTAGGGCGCGATCGAGCCGTGGTGATTGAATCCCGACAGGCCCTGCAATCGGAAGATTCCGCCGTGACCGAGTGGCTCAACTGCTTGGGAGCCAACTCCGTGCTCATTGCCGCCATTCACGATCGCCGGGATGCCCTCTGGGGAGCCTTGGTGCTTTGTGTTCATCAAGCGCGTTCCTGGTTAGCCCAAGACCTGCAAATTCTGCAAACCATTGGGGACACCATCTATGCCTGGTACGATCGCCAAGCCACCCAAGATCGGCTGCGAGCCTCAGAAGCGCTCTACTCCAGCATTTTTGAGCGATCGGACGAACGAATTTTTTTGGTCAATGTCCACCCAGACGGACGGTTCACCTACGAAACCGTGAACCCCGCCTTTGAACGGGCCTTGGAACACCGCGCCACCCACATCATCGGTCGATCGCCCCAAGACCTGTTTCCCCCCAGTTGTGCCACGCCGATCATTGCTCGGTTTCGAGCCTGTGTTGCCGGCCGGGACACCATCCGTTGCGAAGAAGAGCTGATGATTCGGGGTAAACAGCGAATTTGGCACACCAGCTTAGTCCCCATCCGCGATGCCTGGAACCGCGTGATTAAGCTCCTGGGCAGCGCCCGCGACATTACCCAAGAGCGAGAAGCCGCCCTCCAGCGCAACAACCAAAACCGCTATCGGCAACTGCTCGCCTCGATCGCCTTCAAAATTCGCCAATCTTTGGATATTCAGGTGATCTTGGGGCGCACGGTCAGCGAACTGCAAAAAACCCTCAAAGCCGATCGCGTGATGTTCTACCGTTGCCAAGCGGACGGCAACGGATCGATCGCCGCCGAAGCCATCGCCCAGCCCTTCGGGGCGATCGACCCCAGCCACACCTGGTGTTGCACCCTCAACCTAGACAACACCCACCCCAACCTCGATCGCTACTGGCAGGGGCAAATTTCCTGCGAAGACGACCTCACCCAACTGCAACTGTCCCCCGAACAGCGCAGTTGCATCGATAGCCTCAGCATTCGTAGCCAAGTGATCGTCCCCGTCACCATCGCCGCCGTTCACTTCAATCCCAGTGCCCTTGGATTTGTGCCCCCGGAAGTGCTGACCGATCGGCTACAACCGGCCACCATTCTGTTGGGGCTGCTGTGCCTTCAGCAATGTCAGGGGCCAAGGCATTGGACTTCCTTTGAAATTGACCTGTTGCAACAACTGGCCGGACAACTGAGCATTGCCCTTTACCAAGCCCACCTCCTTGAAGAACGCACCAGAGCCATTGAAGGATTGCGGCGCTCCAACGAACAGCTCCAGCAATTTGCCTACGTCGCTTCCCATGACTTGCAAGAACCCCTGCGTGGCATCATTGCCTTCTCAGAAATGCTCACAGAAGAATGCGCCCCCCAGCTTGATCAAAACGCCCAAGAATATTTGCAATTCATCATCGACAGCGGCCAACGAATGCGCCAATTGATTCGAGATCTTTTGGCCTATTCCAGAGTGGAAACTCGCGGCCGAACCCTAGAACCGGTTGATTGCAGCCAGATTATTGAGATCGTACTTAATAATTTACGATTAGCAATTCAAGATAATCAGGCCACTATTCAGGCTAAAAATTTGCCCATTGTTTTGGCCGATTCCATGCAATTGGCACAGCTTTTTCAAAATCTCATTGGCAATGCCCTAAAATTTCGGGGCAAATCCAATCCTGTCATTACCATTACTGCTAATCACGAAGAGCATCATTGGCGTTTTCAGGTCATTGATAATGGCATTGGAATTGACCCACAATATAGCGATCGAATTTTTAATATTTTCCAAAGACTCCATAACCGTGAAGAATATGAAGGGACTGGCATTGGGTTAGCCATCTGTCGGAAAATTATTGAGCGTCACGGTGGCTCGATCGGGGTGCAATCTCAACTCGGCCAAGGATCGTCATTCTGGTTTACGATTCCCGACCAGCCCGAAACCATTCCCATCACTGAGCTAAATTTTAGCCCCAGCTAG